The Toxorhynchites rutilus septentrionalis strain SRP chromosome 1, ASM2978413v1, whole genome shotgun sequence genome contains the following window.
atttttggaccaatgaaatccaacagtgtttccacttattcaggtgtttttctcaacactgctctgaactctagaggatcatcatcgtggagttccttttccttgcatcaaattcctggcccaaatccttttgcctttctactttttcggatagtaccttcagttcgaagaacttcagcacaaagtatttttatacacggtcaACGTGTACttcgcgataaaattgtttaatgataaatgcaactgaaaatCTGAGACGAAtactgccaatagagaagtcgatttcggatcaatcatctgtcaaattggggcctgattgctgtttctaactatttgatggacatttgaaaaatcatctggcatccctggtaagccaatgctgtagtatctagtttctcgtcaacagctcacactgtgtgaacggacaaggcgagtcatccaattgtcaagcgagttcaccggcccagtagctgctcactgtcaagtcagctactagcaacgtagaAATGGGCCTGTAGTGTCCCGAAAACTATTTGCAATAGCTCAAAAACTTTTCTCGtattgattatatatgattttcatgaagaaaaatcgatttgaatttactagttgcgtgaaaacaccctaaatcggacaaccccagatcatttaccctaattctATAATTGCAATGAATTTCATTGAGGCATCCAAAACATAAACATAGTTTATTTTGTATGTATTTCAGAATGTGACGATGTCAAAATTTCTGTCTATTTCGCGTCCTTTGAAAGATTGTGGTAATTATTTGAATTCTCATTCTTTCGCATCATATTGAGCGTAAAGCACAGCAATATTCGCGCATGGTTAAGGTATGAACGGTATATCCCAAAGCCCACTCTTTTATGTCGTCTACGGAATTGAAGTAACTGATAATATTACACGGAAGATTTCCTGTTAGGGCCAACgtgaaagaaaatgaaaataatgtatTCTATATAATAATGATATGCTGTTGGTGTGCTCAAATTTCATGTCGGAAATATTGACATGGCTGAAATCATCACAAATTTCGAGCATCTAACACTCGACCTACATTCACGAAGAACTGTAAATATACTGTCAGTtatacacgattaaaaataAGTTTTACCACCGTATCTTATTATTATCCCGCGCAAAACAAACTCAGATTTACGATCATCTGAAATGGCAGATGCTCTTGTTTGCACAACGTTTTATGCAAAACAAACAACGTGTATTTTACTCCTGTCATACTTCCAACGCGTGTCCTCGACTCAAATTTTTAGGACACTCATTTAGGAACGCTTCATTCATACTGAAAACTCCATTATAGGAATGTACAATTTAAAGTCCTTTGTTATCTAATGACACCTTTTTCCTTTCTTTCCAGATAACATAAACATCACGACTCACGACTGAGGATATCAGACGGCTGCTCACTGGTGCACAAAACACGACAACGACAAGAACAAACGCAGCAATAGAAAGCACCGCATAAGAACCTCATCACACACCATAATCATTGTTATAATCACTATCACCGCATCGTGCTTTTTGCCTGCCACGCCTCGCGAGAAGAAGGGAGATACCACCAGCATCTTCATCATCCCCAAACCACCCACTCGCAGTTCGTCATTTATACTTTCGCAGGCACACATACACGTTCGCTCAAACATCCCATCGCGCAACGTTTAAATCCCGATTAGGATAAAAGCCGCTACTGGgggaaaaacaacaacaaacgaACAAACCACAGATTCCAAGTGGCAAAAGAGAAGATCTTTGTTTGTTTTCCCTCCCGACCGCTAGAAACTAAAAGTATTTGTAAACTATACACTCCATGCCGCCCGTCCACTCGTTTCTGCCATTCATCTCACGCCCCGCGCAAGATCTCGTTTGAACGGCGCGCAGCATCCGTACACAAACGCGACCGGGAAACAAAAGAGAAGGAAGAGGTTGAGCATCGCAAcagcagcaccagcagcaacagcagcaatccGTGCATTCTCAAACGGTTGCCTAGTATTGCTTATCGTTCTCTCGACAGTATTGCCGGATAGCGAGCCAGCCGCGTCTGTTTTCTGTATTATCTctggtattattttttttttctgtatacgTTCATCTACTGGTCCTCTATTTATCATCCCCGCAAACACGTACCGTACTGTGTACTGCTTGTTAGTAGTTCTTAATTGTCAGGCTAGCcaaaaaagtattatttttcgCGTGACGCGCTGTAAATGCCACAGAGGGAGAAatgttctatttattattgatgtAAGTTAATGTATTGCCCATGCTAAGCAAGCAGTATTCATTGATGTGGCCCTGCTGCAGTCTGGCCGCACCAGCTAGTGTTTAGGTCTATTTTGTGGCTAAACGTTGCTACAGAAGCAGTCTGTGTTCGTACATTCCTCCGCGCCTATCCGCTTGTCATCCCACAAACATTGTATGTCATCCCTAAAAACATTTGGGACATTGAGTTAAGGTGGGATAAATCAAAAAACATACGAGACAGGGAACCCATTCATTCCTCATTTAATGCTACTCTGAACGTCTCTCGCGTGACATCCTCGCCTGCTCGCGTGGCCTCCCCCTCCTCGCTTAAAACACTGTAGGTGTCTAGTAGTATGACATTGACGGTGTCGGAATCGGACAGCAATAGCAATCTGCGCACTAACCATCCCCACCCGGATATGACCGAATCTCTACCAAGTTCTGAACTCTCTCTGCTAGCAAAACTGGAGGCCGCAAACAAACTGATCGAGAGTGACTCGAAGAGTCTCAACTCTCTACAGAGTTCAGCGCACAGCCGCAAGAGTTCCGATACGAGTCAAATTTCACTCAACTCCGGGGGTTCCTCCGTGGGTGAGGAGGATATCTGGTCGACATGGGCTAGCATTGTGGCCGACTGGGAGGCCGGTCAGAAGCGGAAAGCTCCCACGGTGAAGGAGTTGGTACGCAAGGGAATTCCCCATCACTTCCGGGCCATCGTTTGGCAGTTGCTTTGTGGTGCTACAGAGGCCGATAAGAAGCAGTACGCAGAATACATCAAAGCGACCAGTGCCTGTGAGAAGGTGATCCGGAGGGACATCGCCCGAACTTATCCGGAGCATGATTTCTTCAAAGAGAAGGATGGGCTCGGACAGGAGGCGTTGTTTAATGTGATGAAGGCATACTCGCTCCACGATCGGGAGGTGGGCTACTGTCAGGGCTCGGGCTTCATCGTTGGGCTCCTGCTGATGCAGGTGGTATTTCATTGTAATAACAGCATTATGAATGTCATATATAATATTTTGCTCTTCCAGATGCCAGAGGAGGATGCTTTCTCCGTTTTGGTGCAGATCATGCAACAGTATCGTATGCGAGACATGTTTAAACCATCAATGGCAGAACTGGGCCTCTGTATGTACCAGCTGGAGAGTATTGTTCAGGAACAGATCCCCGAATTGCATCTGCACTTTCAGTCTCAGGTGGATCATCGGATCATCGAACGAATGTTTAGATTTATAATTTCAAAATTCTATTGATTTCGCAGGGTTTTCAAACCTCGATGTACGCTTCCAGCTGGTTTTTAACACTGTATACCACCGCTCTGAATCTCACGCTGAGTTGCCGGATAATGGATGTGTTCCTCTCGGAAGGGATGGAGTTTATCTTTAAAGTGGCCATTGCTTTGTTGCTGATTGGGAAAGATACCCTCCTTTCGCTCGATATGGAAGCAATGTTGAAGGTAAGAAGCAAAGATTCGGATTGTGAACTAAGCGCCAACATCATTTTGATATCCATCTTCCAGTATTTCCAAAAAGAACTGCCCCAGAAGGTGGAGAACGACAGCGACGGTCTGTTCAATCTAGCATTCCAGGTGAAGATCAACaccaaaaagatgaagaaaatggagAAAGAGTACGCTGACCTGCGGAAAAAGGAACAGGAAGAAATGGTTGAATTGAGGGTAACGATTGTCACCGGGTGAATTGTTGGGTGCAACAATTATCTAATCACGCGTCGTTTCGCAATCATTTGTTCTCTCTTCACAACAGCGGTTACGCAGCGAAAATCGGCTTCTCAAGAAGCGCAATGAGTTGCTCGAGGCGGAGAGTGCAGAGCTGGCCGACCGGCTGGTTCGTGGACAGGTCTCGCGGGCCGAAGAGGAGGAAACTAGCTACGCTATCCAGTCCGAACTGTTGGCACTGAGACGGGCCCACCTCGAGGTGTCCCACCAGCTGGAAAACGCCAACGAGGAAGTGAGAGCCCTCAGTCTGCGATTGCAGGAAAATgtgagtactaatttggttgaTTGAAATATTGAAGATTGTTTCGAAAACACACGGATCCGTATATGCAACTAACCCTTGAAATGCCTCTCTTCCGTCGCCGAACAGATCGCGGATAATTCGCTTGAATCTGTAAGTTGAAATTTACGTAACTGATCTTGCTTGTGCCAACACAACTAAATGGAATGAAACCTTTGATTTATTTTCATCCGAGGGCTTCAGTAGCGTTAGATTCatgattttgtattttgtaacaTACGGCAATTGCATGAGTGTACatagtgaacttttttttttgtagaatttaGAGCTCtttatttgatttgaaatcGACCATATTGTTTGCGTCCAAGAGAACTGTTAATTATGAGCGCAGATATTTTCAGTCTTCATTGTCAATACTCACTTGGAGCTGATGCTCTCTATCCTATGATTCATTGTCTCCCCTCAGCGGATATGCATGAATGAGAATAGGCTTGGGCTGTCGCGATAGCCTCTAGATCAGTGgtgttcaacttttttttcagaggggccacaaacacaCGTCAGGCATGGTGTCGCGGGTcgcataacaaaaataaatatactacgaaattatatgtaacCAGCGAGGAACAAACataaaaattcaagaatgaaCACATGCTTCGAACGCATTGAgtattttttgacaaaagcAACTTGTTTTTAAAGACATTCAGAACTGTTTGTAGAGTTTTTGGAGCATGATTAGATTTGAGACCTGTATTGACCTTTATTGTTATTTGTACgattgtgttttcattctaattGCTAGAGaaggattttttaaaatatactATAGCATGATCATCGCGTGCTTCAGCAGACACGACAAGATTTGACATTGTAACAGGAAAAAGACAATTGATTTTCGAAAGTGATAACATAATTATGAAGGGGTTTAACGTAAGAATAGGAATATAGCTGCTGTTATACATAGAAATATGTCTAATCTGATTGCAATTTACAAAGAGACACGTTTTCACTTTCAATTGAATGTAGGACCTGAAGCGTCTGTAAGAATCAGGCTCGTGTTTGCTTAGTTGTCAGCATAAACAGATCATAAACGTAAATTTTTGAAGCGCCAATTTGAGGTTGTGAGGTAGATAGGAATTTGACGAATGCGATTTTTAACAACATTTCATTCGCATCCAATTAAGAGCCTGGACATACTTGCCATACTCAAGATGAAAACTGAGCTGATAAACACCTTTTTTGTCGGACAGTTGTGCGGCATTATCCTTTTTACCCTTCTCAGAAACCTGTTCGAGCATTCTCCATGTCTCGtcttatgagcgttttgtacagGTAACATTTCGCACGTTTGCTAAGTCTTTTGGACCTAAAGTACTAGTGGAGACCATAGACTATCACGCGGCTATTATCATTGTCCGTTGTTACCATTGAGCCAAAATAAACATTGAGCTAACTGTCGTGCTCGGATCCAGAAGTCAACATGTATTTGGTTTCAAAAGCATTAATTCTCAGTCCAACTTTCTCTCTTAAGTACGAAGTCCAGCATAATGTTCTACTAACGTCTCGAATGTTCTAGCGGCGTTTCCACAtcatcagcagaacaaatgatTTGACTGGATCTGTTGAAAATTGTGCCATACAAGTTAACCATTTGAGTGCAAAGGAGCGCGATAGCGCTTCCCTTGTTATATGCCAAAACTGCGCGGAGCATCCTTTAGCATAGGATTTCtcgagtaacttttgaaaaggtcctaagtaacatTTACGTcaattcgagaaaaacgaagctgGAAATCAGAACATTGTTCcacgaattgtttcaaaaggaatcgatttttatcattattttcaccactagcagttaataataactctgaaaaaccaatcgtaaccgTTTTCCGTGATTTTAGTTTGAAGTTAAAGTGAAGTTTGAagaagcgaaaaatgttacattgcaCGTTCTGACTGACCGCGTTTGTTCTGTGGACAAATTTCATTGCACGATAAGCATTTGAAGATAGCTATTGAAGAACAATCCAAATCCCTGCACTTCGTGCTAAAGGCAGATCGTTATTATTATCACTCGTAGCATTGCACTAATAACGATAATAATAcccgaaagaaacaaaaactcaaaacgttgttttgactgctttgttgaAGAGGAAGATatttgaacgattgtttttgcaaTACATTAAATAATTGAAAGCTAATAGTGTGCATTCATCAACTCGATTTGtgtacatttgttacatagggccttttcaaaagttacgcgagatttccgtctttcgggaacatattgggggtacaaactgatttttttttctatcctaTCCATGTTGCTCATTCATTTGCCGATGGATTTAAGGAATATCACTCACAAAATCATAACACTCTCAAGCGCAATATTGCAGGTAAGAGAGATCATCGTCTTGCCAATACCCTTGAAGGACTCAAATGAAACAGGTAATCTAACCGATATTCCCACGAATAACAATGTATTCTATCCATCGTATCCTTAATCAGTCTGATCAGTTTCGTCGGGAAGCCGCGTTCGTCCATAAttcttaggcgtcgtgcacaaattacgtaacgtgataAGGGGGGGGGAGGGATAGGTAGGtggatgttgcgttactttctgtgtattagagataatAAATTGCATTAGgtagggaggggggggggggaggcggttcaaaatccggatttttagcgttacgtaatttgtacacgacgccttagctcttttcgtgttattgaatcATATGTGGCTTCAAACTCGATGAATAGATGATACGTAAGAGccctttttttggattttttaggATTGATTTGGTCAGTAGTAGGCCGACCTTCGATGATGCTGGTCTGATAACTTTCCACGACACTGTCCGTTAGTGGCGATAGGCGACGGAATATTATTTGGGAAAGCACTTTGAAGTCGGCATTCAAGACGGAGATTGCACAAAAGTTTTCACAGACTAGTTTGCCgcattttttgaaaatacgACCAATAACTCCAAATaattccactcctccggtagctgtttgGCAAACAAACTCTTTCTGACAGCCAGTTAAGCAACTTTGCCTGACTTATCTTGATAAGTTCCGCTTCGATACCATCTGTCCAGTTGATTTGTTGTTCTTCAGCTGTAAGGCATGTAAAGTGGATTACATCGAAGATTAAACATGCACATTTATTTCCATGAGTGTTCAACCTAATGTGACTATTCATCTAACATTTACTGAAAAATTATAAACTATTTATTagtttactaaaaaaaatttcagattACTTGTGCCATTCTCTGAGAGTCTTCCGCGAGTGTTGGAGCGTGCACAGACGGCGGAACAATAGACTAATGCTAATGGATAATAGACTAATACTAATGGAGACTGAAGATTGTAACCATTGCCAAAACGGGAGAATTTCTCTTTATTAAACCAAGAAATACTGTTCATGGTGGTTTATTTCtgatcaggaaaaaaaaaaattatagatcaGAATGTAAAATAATTCATATATAATACATCCTACTTTTTATGTGCTTTTCTCAATCCTAAGCTAGTGGTCGGTCGTATCACCCGCTTTCTCTCCTCTCGATGCTTCTTCAACTCCATCTGCCGTTTCCTATCGTAGTTATTCTTCTTGCGCTCGGTACTGAATGTCATCTGGCAATTGCCGAGCCCTCCAATCGTTTTCACCTGTACCGGTTTGCTAGCGGCCAACCGCTTACCCAACCCCGCTTTGCTAATTTTCCTGTTATTCTGACTAATATTGAAATCTTCCTTCTCCTGCACCTGTACCGATGATCCATCGTACTCCACATCCCCTTCATCCTCGTCGTCCTCCTCCAGAAGCGCACGTTTTGTCTCCCGTTGTATCTGATTATACTCCCTCTTGACCTCCTTTGTCCAAACTTGTTCATCATCGGAACTGTCTTCCTTCTCGCTGAACAAATCATCATCTGTGCTACCTTCCTCTTCTCCTTCCTTCTGTTTGACCGCCGCTGCCTCAGCTGCCTCCTGCTGAGCTTTCAACTTCTTTGCCTTCGTTTTATCCAGCCTTGTGAGTACGGGATTGAGCAGTCGGTACTCTTGGGCCGTTTTGTCCACCGCAAAGTCGGGATTTTCAAACATTCCCTTGAATCGATCATCCTTCAGCAGGCTTCTGGCAGCTGCCTTGAGCTTACTGCTTCCCGCATCCTGCTCGgtcaacagtttttccactaGCTCGGCGTTAACCTTCGGTAGTTTCGATTTCAGCTGCAACCGTGCCGGCCGTGTTTCCTGAATTTGCTTCGCAATCTTCTCCTTTCGATATCGCTCGAAAGCGAACGGATCCGCGATTGTCTTCGCCTTGTTATACAATCGGATGTCAATGAAGAATCCATGCATATATGCCCGCAGCATATTGGTTCCCTCCAGATGGCTCAAACCCAACTCGGCCAGCTCGTGCTTTGTAATGAACTTATAATCGTCGTAAATATTCTGCACATACTCTGATTCGATTTCCTCCGTGAGATTGTCAAGAAAAGAGCACCAGCGGGGAGCTGGTCCAAGGTTGGGAATGTAATATGTCAGCATCTTTGCATCTTCTTGTGCTAGGAAAAATAAACCA
Protein-coding sequences here:
- the LOC129767449 gene encoding ecotropic viral integration site 5 ortholog isoform X1 — encoded protein: MTLTVSESDSNSNLRTNHPHPDMTESLPSSELSLLAKLEAANKLIESDSKSLNSLQSSAHSRKSSDTSQISLNSGGSSVGEEDIWSTWASIVADWEAGQKRKAPTVKELVRKGIPHHFRAIVWQLLCGATEADKKQYAEYIKATSACEKVIRRDIARTYPEHDFFKEKDGLGQEALFNVMKAYSLHDREVGYCQGSGFIVGLLLMQVMPEEDAFSVLVQIMQQYRMRDMFKPSMAELGLCMYQLESIVQEQIPELHLHFQSQGFQTSMYASSWFLTLYTTALNLTLSCRIMDVFLSEGMEFIFKVAIALLLIGKDTLLSLDMEAMLKYFQKELPQKVENDSDGLFNLAFQVKINTKKMKKMEKEYADLRKKEQEEMVELRRLRSENRLLKKRNELLEAESAELADRLVRGQVSRAEEEETSYAIQSELLALRRAHLEVSHQLENANEEVRALSLRLQENIADNSLESNNSRQNSFDELIMKEEALKQRDEMVSCLLEELVKVRQSLAESEDVIRNLKTKIQELEEDKKRLRETTIDNSVAHLQDELIASKLREAEASLSLKDLKQRVQELSTQWQRQLSEQRNEAAQSSESGAKKLLFWESSRTAEMQKLEEDLMTTRIREMETLTELKELRLKVMELETQVQVSTNQLRRQDEESKKVKEELEEALARERELANKAREQQHRYSDLESRMKDELMNVKIKFTEQSQTVAELKQEISRLETKNSEMLAEGELRSNLDESDRVRDLQDKVAELKAELAALKCRGTPLNLRMIKSTSIQSIDSTNEIDFSDMQLSRKDITGMGATSTSSSS
- the LOC129767449 gene encoding ecotropic viral integration site 5 ortholog isoform X4; translation: MTLTVSESDSNSNLRTNHPHPDMTESLPSSELSLLAKLEAANKLIESDSKSLNSLQSSAHSRKSSDTSQISLNSGGSSVGEEDIWSTWASIVADWEAGQKRKAPTVKELVRKGIPHHFRAIVWQLLCGATEADKKQYAEYIKATSACEKVIRRDIARTYPEHDFFKEKDGLGQEALFNVMKAYSLHDREVGYCQGSGFIVGLLLMQMPEEDAFSVLVQIMQQYRMRDMFKPSMAELGLCMYQLESIVQEQIPELHLHFQSQGFQTSMYASSWFLTLYTTALNLTLSCRIMDVFLSEGMEFIFKVAIALLLIGKDTLLSLDMEAMLKYFQKELPQKVENDSDGLFNLAFQVKINTKKMKKMEKEYADLRKKEQEEMVELRRLRSENRLLKKRNELLEAESAELADRLVRGQVSRAEEEETSYAIQSELLALRRAHLEVSHQLENANEEVRALSLRLQENNNSRQNSFDELIMKEEALKQRDEMVSCLLEELVKVRQSLAESEDVIRNLKTKIQELEEDKKRLRETTIDNSVAHLQDELIASKLREAEASLSLKDLKQRVQELSTQWQRQLSEQRNEAAQSSESGAKKLLFWESSRTAEMQKLEEDLMTTRIREMETLTELKELRLKVMELETQVQVSTNQLRRQDEESKKVKEELEEALARERELANKAREQQHRYSDLESRMKDELMNVKIKFTEQSQTVAELKQEISRLETKNSEMLAEGELRSNLDESDRVRDLQDKVAELKAELAALKCRGTPLNLRMIKSTSIQSIDSTNEIDFSDMQLSRKDITGMGATSTSSSS
- the LOC129767449 gene encoding ecotropic viral integration site 5 ortholog isoform X3, whose translation is MTLTVSESDSNSNLRTNHPHPDMTESLPSSELSLLAKLEAANKLIESDSKSLNSLQSSAHSRKSSDTSQISLNSGGSSVGEEDIWSTWASIVADWEAGQKRKAPTVKELVRKGIPHHFRAIVWQLLCGATEADKKQYAEYIKATSACEKVIRRDIARTYPEHDFFKEKDGLGQEALFNVMKAYSLHDREVGYCQGSGFIVGLLLMQVMPEEDAFSVLVQIMQQYRMRDMFKPSMAELGLCMYQLESIVQEQIPELHLHFQSQGFQTSMYASSWFLTLYTTALNLTLSCRIMDVFLSEGMEFIFKVAIALLLIGKDTLLSLDMEAMLKYFQKELPQKVENDSDGLFNLAFQVKINTKKMKKMEKEYADLRKKEQEEMVELRRLRSENRLLKKRNELLEAESAELADRLVRGQVSRAEEEETSYAIQSELLALRRAHLEVSHQLENANEEVRALSLRLQENNNSRQNSFDELIMKEEALKQRDEMVSCLLEELVKVRQSLAESEDVIRNLKTKIQELEEDKKRLRETTIDNSVAHLQDELIASKLREAEASLSLKDLKQRVQELSTQWQRQLSEQRNEAAQSSESGAKKLLFWESSRTAEMQKLEEDLMTTRIREMETLTELKELRLKVMELETQVQVSTNQLRRQDEESKKVKEELEEALARERELANKAREQQHRYSDLESRMKDELMNVKIKFTEQSQTVAELKQEISRLETKNSEMLAEGELRSNLDESDRVRDLQDKVAELKAELAALKCRGTPLNLRMIKSTSIQSIDSTNEIDFSDMQLSRKDITGMGATSTSSSS
- the LOC129767449 gene encoding ecotropic viral integration site 5 ortholog isoform X2, with the translated sequence MTLTVSESDSNSNLRTNHPHPDMTESLPSSELSLLAKLEAANKLIESDSKSLNSLQSSAHSRKSSDTSQISLNSGGSSVGEEDIWSTWASIVADWEAGQKRKAPTVKELVRKGIPHHFRAIVWQLLCGATEADKKQYAEYIKATSACEKVIRRDIARTYPEHDFFKEKDGLGQEALFNVMKAYSLHDREVGYCQGSGFIVGLLLMQMPEEDAFSVLVQIMQQYRMRDMFKPSMAELGLCMYQLESIVQEQIPELHLHFQSQGFQTSMYASSWFLTLYTTALNLTLSCRIMDVFLSEGMEFIFKVAIALLLIGKDTLLSLDMEAMLKYFQKELPQKVENDSDGLFNLAFQVKINTKKMKKMEKEYADLRKKEQEEMVELRRLRSENRLLKKRNELLEAESAELADRLVRGQVSRAEEEETSYAIQSELLALRRAHLEVSHQLENANEEVRALSLRLQENIADNSLESNNSRQNSFDELIMKEEALKQRDEMVSCLLEELVKVRQSLAESEDVIRNLKTKIQELEEDKKRLRETTIDNSVAHLQDELIASKLREAEASLSLKDLKQRVQELSTQWQRQLSEQRNEAAQSSESGAKKLLFWESSRTAEMQKLEEDLMTTRIREMETLTELKELRLKVMELETQVQVSTNQLRRQDEESKKVKEELEEALARERELANKAREQQHRYSDLESRMKDELMNVKIKFTEQSQTVAELKQEISRLETKNSEMLAEGELRSNLDESDRVRDLQDKVAELKAELAALKCRGTPLNLRMIKSTSIQSIDSTNEIDFSDMQLSRKDITGMGATSTSSSS
- the LOC129767701 gene encoding nucleolar protein 10, which gives rise to MLVTDVGEVKIYNLSAGKALPDWVSDKKRREAQRKNVDINRRIELIQDFEMPTVATSVDISPDGQYILATGTYKPRVKCYEVNNLSLKFERCFDSEVVKFKILSDDYGKIAFLQADRYVEFHAAHGRHYRLRIPRFGRDLDYHKPSCDLFLVGTSSEIYRLNTERGQFLQSYETSASSINTCEVNPEHYLLCVGSQEGTVEAWDPRTKSRCGVLDVAASIKNNDKFPSVSSLKFKNGLQMGVGTTSGHVLLYDIRAKEPLLIKDHLNELPVKKLDFNKEHNAVYSLDAAMLKIWDESTGKQLAYIESNSNFNDFTTSPRSGLFFLAQEDAKMLTYYIPNLGPAPRWCSFLDNLTEEIESEYVQNIYDDYKFITKHELAELGLSHLEGTNMLRAYMHGFFIDIRLYNKAKTIADPFAFERYRKEKIAKQIQETRPARLQLKSKLPKVNAELVEKLLTEQDAGSSKLKAAARSLLKDDRFKGMFENPDFAVDKTAQEYRLLNPVLTRLDKTKAKKLKAQQEAAEAAAVKQKEGEEEGSTDDDLFSEKEDSSDDEQVWTKEVKREYNQIQRETKRALLEEDDEDEGDVEYDGSSVQVQEKEDFNISQNNRKISKAGLGKRLAASKPVQVKTIGGLGNCQMTFSTERKKNNYDRKRQMELKKHREERKRVIRPTTSLGLRKAHKK